The Deinococcus cellulosilyticus NBRC 106333 = KACC 11606 genome contains a region encoding:
- a CDS encoding DinB family protein: MPYSPEQYTHSLLAHRLALIEAVQNLSEDQGNFTAWEGGMSVKNLIDHLSQTNTMMLASARKEPRVRLEPSPTLQDAVNRYQQLTEQTTAFLSQTTPEQLSKTVEAFPNVHLPLFQVMDMLREHDIHHKGQVWTMLRLMGIKPPMFVKMPGMAKAPKG, encoded by the coding sequence ATGCCTTACAGCCCTGAACAGTACACCCACAGCCTGCTTGCCCACCGCCTCGCCCTGATCGAAGCTGTGCAGAACCTCAGCGAAGACCAGGGGAACTTCACAGCCTGGGAGGGTGGAATGTCTGTGAAGAACCTGATCGATCACCTCTCGCAGACCAACACCATGATGCTGGCCTCTGCCCGCAAAGAGCCCCGTGTGCGTCTGGAGCCTTCCCCCACCCTTCAGGACGCTGTGAACAGGTACCAGCAGCTCACCGAGCAGACCACGGCGTTTCTCTCACAGACCACCCCTGAACAGCTCTCCAAAACTGTCGAAGCCTTCCCCAACGTGCACCTGCCGCTCTTTCAGGTGATGGACATGCTGAGAGAGCATGACATCCACCACAAAGGGCAGGTCTGGACGATGCTGCGCCTGATGGGCATCAAACCTCCCATGTTCGTGAAGATGCCCGGCATGGCAAAAGCTCCGAAAGGCTGA
- a CDS encoding TolC family protein, with amino-acid sequence MKMLTLTVFMATTALAAPLSFQHAWENTLRDNTDLQNARTELNSAQEDWTIKQQDPTALATDLLSAEQTFNQAKVNLKATELQTRQSLLNSYTQLLENQKNIQVLSKQVELSLMKLNIQKARLQLKNATALDVKNAEQTHQSDLQSLENARDATPIYSLQLSKLFGGNSADLEAQPLADPRPLGVKLEDLKKNLSGQLSSVVQARQSVESAALQWNLSNNDYTPKSTLEDAKTTLENRKRTLESTLKSAINTLNDSHQKALDAWKKVQLQQKALQNSQESLKQTQTRFKNGQVAKVDVLQSEGSVLNSELSLLQAENSYFRSLMTLSVAAGVDVGGVQ; translated from the coding sequence ATGAAAATGCTGACCCTCACTGTCTTCATGGCCACCACCGCCCTCGCCGCTCCCCTCAGTTTCCAGCACGCCTGGGAGAACACCCTGCGGGACAACACCGACCTGCAAAATGCCCGCACCGAACTGAACAGTGCACAGGAGGACTGGACCATCAAACAGCAGGACCCCACCGCCCTGGCCACAGATTTGCTCTCGGCAGAGCAGACGTTCAATCAGGCCAAAGTGAACCTGAAAGCCACCGAACTGCAGACCCGGCAGTCCCTGCTGAACAGCTACACGCAACTGCTCGAAAACCAGAAGAACATCCAGGTGCTCTCAAAACAGGTGGAGCTCTCCCTGATGAAGCTGAACATCCAGAAGGCCCGATTGCAACTGAAAAACGCCACAGCTCTTGATGTGAAGAATGCCGAGCAGACCCACCAGTCGGACCTGCAAAGCCTGGAGAACGCCAGGGATGCCACGCCCATCTACAGCCTGCAACTGAGCAAGCTTTTCGGTGGGAACAGTGCAGACCTTGAAGCGCAACCGCTGGCAGATCCCAGGCCCCTCGGTGTGAAACTCGAGGACCTGAAGAAGAACCTCTCCGGGCAGCTCAGCAGTGTGGTGCAGGCCCGGCAGAGCGTGGAGAGCGCAGCGTTGCAGTGGAACCTCAGCAACAACGATTACACCCCGAAAAGCACCCTGGAGGATGCGAAAACCACCCTGGAGAACCGCAAGCGCACGCTGGAAAGCACCCTGAAAAGCGCCATCAACACCCTGAACGACAGCCACCAGAAGGCCCTCGACGCCTGGAAGAAAGTGCAGTTGCAACAAAAGGCCCTGCAAAACAGCCAGGAAAGCCTGAAGCAGACCCAGACCCGCTTCAAGAACGGTCAGGTGGCGAAAGTGGACGTGCTGCAAAGCGAGGGCAGCGTGCTGAACAGTGAACTGTCTCTGCTTCAGGCCGAAAACAGTTATTTCAGGAGCCTGATGACCCTCAGTGTTGCTGCCGGGGTGGATGTGGGAGGTGTGCAGTGA
- a CDS encoding LacI family DNA-binding transcriptional regulator yields MKPNVKQVARLAGVGTSTVSRVLNNHPNISHDAREKVMKAIEALGYTPNLDARSLRYGQTGAVSILLPVTGIPFYDTLLSGIYSELEKVDLDLAFFPVVGENRLRRYREATSIPYRADGLLIASLNPERMYQGRPPFSKPIVLVDTHHRDYHSVSFDNLSAGQMAAQHALECRLPIVFVDIQETPGEFESPVFGDRRRGIFSVLSRHGIVPRQTFYTTATLEGGRKIGQQLLQTPLDGPHFILAQCDDVAIGILRHLTDAGQQVGEDFLIMGFDDNQDAQQAGLTTIHQPVREMGEKAAGLLIQALAQELHQLQHQQLAPSLQVRQTTRT; encoded by the coding sequence TTGAAACCCAACGTCAAACAGGTCGCAAGACTCGCCGGAGTGGGTACCAGCACGGTGTCCCGCGTCCTCAACAACCACCCCAACATCTCCCACGATGCCCGCGAAAAAGTCATGAAGGCCATCGAAGCCCTCGGTTACACCCCCAACCTGGACGCCCGAAGCCTCCGGTACGGTCAGACTGGAGCCGTGTCCATCCTGCTTCCAGTGACTGGCATCCCCTTTTACGACACCCTGCTCTCCGGGATTTACAGTGAACTGGAAAAAGTGGACCTGGACCTGGCCTTCTTCCCGGTGGTGGGTGAAAACCGACTCAGAAGGTACCGGGAGGCGACCAGCATTCCCTACCGGGCCGATGGCCTGCTGATCGCTTCACTGAACCCGGAACGCATGTACCAGGGCAGACCCCCATTCAGCAAACCCATTGTGCTGGTGGACACCCACCACAGGGACTACCACAGCGTGTCTTTCGACAACCTCAGCGCAGGGCAGATGGCTGCACAACACGCCCTGGAGTGCCGACTGCCCATCGTCTTTGTGGACATCCAGGAGACCCCCGGAGAATTCGAATCCCCGGTGTTCGGAGACCGCAGGAGGGGCATTTTTTCGGTGCTCTCCCGGCACGGCATCGTTCCCAGACAGACGTTTTACACCACCGCCACCCTGGAAGGGGGACGCAAAATTGGTCAGCAACTCCTGCAAACGCCCCTGGACGGCCCCCACTTCATCCTGGCCCAGTGTGACGATGTGGCGATTGGCATCCTCCGGCATTTGACCGACGCAGGACAGCAGGTGGGTGAAGACTTTTTGATCATGGGGTTCGACGACAACCAGGACGCACAGCAAGCCGGACTCACCACCATCCATCAGCCTGTTCGTGAAATGGGGGAGAAGGCTGCAGGGCTGCTGATCCAGGCCCTGGCGCAGGAGCTTCACCAGTTGCAGCACCAGCAACTCGCCCCCTCCCTGCAGGTTCGCCAGACCACCCGGACCTGA
- a CDS encoding NmrA family NAD(P)-binding protein: MILVTGATGNVGNPLLHELQQAKMPYRAAVRDPVQAAQRHGNHPWVKFDFQNPDTYARALEGVNQVFVVLPPGQGSLKVRMYPFLDHCAHRKIEHMVYLSLLGAPQNPAAPHHQIEKHLQNLPLTASFLRASFFMQNLMTTHREEVIDGHLKMPAGHGRTSFVDTRDIARAAKQLFKHPPSETRGYDLTGSEALTYFEVAEILSRELGRNIKYDNPGLFEFVQHWRQKNTKWDFIMIMMVIYTTARLGRAGRVSTDLQDLLGTPPTTFAEFARDMQSCWPPRIQTQEKNHALQP; encoded by the coding sequence ATGATCCTGGTCACCGGAGCCACCGGAAATGTCGGAAACCCCCTACTGCATGAGTTGCAGCAAGCAAAAATGCCCTACAGGGCAGCTGTGCGCGATCCCGTTCAGGCGGCTCAACGCCACGGCAACCACCCCTGGGTGAAATTTGATTTTCAGAACCCGGACACCTACGCCAGAGCCCTTGAAGGGGTGAATCAGGTGTTTGTGGTGCTTCCACCAGGGCAGGGCAGCCTGAAAGTTCGCATGTACCCCTTCCTGGATCACTGTGCCCACCGCAAAATCGAACACATGGTGTACCTTTCCCTGCTGGGTGCCCCCCAGAACCCGGCTGCGCCTCACCACCAGATTGAAAAACACCTGCAGAACCTCCCTTTAACGGCGAGCTTTCTACGGGCCTCGTTTTTCATGCAGAACCTCATGACCACCCACCGTGAGGAGGTCATTGACGGGCACCTGAAGATGCCTGCAGGACACGGCAGAACCAGCTTTGTGGACACCCGCGACATTGCCCGGGCAGCAAAACAGCTCTTCAAACATCCTCCCTCTGAAACCCGTGGTTATGACCTGACCGGCAGCGAAGCCCTCACCTACTTTGAGGTGGCAGAGATCCTGTCCAGGGAACTCGGGCGCAACATCAAGTACGACAACCCCGGACTTTTTGAGTTTGTTCAGCACTGGAGACAGAAAAACACCAAGTGGGATTTCATCATGATCATGATGGTGATCTACACCACCGCCCGTCTGGGCCGTGCAGGACGGGTCAGCACGGACCTTCAAGACCTGCTGGGAACGCCCCCCACGACCTTCGCCGAGTTTGCCAGGGACATGCAGTCCTGCTGGCCACCCCGAATTCAAACCCAGGAGAAAAACCATGCCTTACAGCCCTGA
- a CDS encoding efflux RND transporter periplasmic adaptor subunit, whose amino-acid sequence MTTAVRKNPPKGRKRLWWWLVPVVLVGGFFALPRPGSMPTVLDTVPVSKGNFQLQVSGSGTLKATDVRELHPDVSGTVTFLIEEGRRVKSGEVLVKMDDQEAENNLLNARTSLQTAENNLKSSRASSSSNTTSQQQAVETARVNVQNARRELQSAQDTLTLNQRLYQAGGVSQQTLTDAQTALQKASDALKSAQVAYQAALNTQQTQQTSNQQSIDNASLSVESARTSLQTAQTQLQKHTLKAPVDSQVLSVTGTVGGPSSAVTVEIGQDRVLELPMQVDETGIRQVQTGQEVEVTLDAFPGKTFRGKVSEISPKATLQQNIPVFYVTVKLSNPEQLLRPGMSAQAEITVLTLQDVLKVPKRAVKTTGGRSTVEVQMADGKTAVKDVQTGETDGTEVVITSGLTGDEKVVLPTRKTVSSAPTFPPTPGGQ is encoded by the coding sequence GTGACCACCGCCGTTCGCAAAAACCCTCCAAAAGGCAGAAAACGGCTGTGGTGGTGGCTGGTCCCGGTGGTGCTGGTGGGGGGCTTTTTCGCACTCCCAAGACCAGGGTCCATGCCCACTGTGCTGGACACCGTGCCCGTAAGCAAGGGCAATTTCCAGTTGCAGGTGAGTGGCTCCGGCACCCTGAAAGCCACCGACGTGCGGGAACTGCATCCGGACGTCTCTGGAACCGTGACCTTCCTGATCGAGGAAGGTCGCCGGGTGAAAAGTGGGGAGGTGCTGGTGAAAATGGACGATCAGGAAGCAGAAAACAACCTTCTGAACGCCAGAACCAGCCTGCAGACCGCCGAAAACAACCTGAAAAGCTCCCGGGCGTCTTCCAGCAGCAACACCACCTCCCAGCAGCAGGCGGTGGAAACCGCACGGGTGAACGTGCAGAATGCTCGCCGGGAACTGCAATCCGCCCAGGACACCCTCACCCTCAACCAGCGTCTTTATCAGGCCGGTGGGGTGAGCCAGCAGACCCTCACCGATGCACAGACGGCCCTGCAGAAAGCCAGTGACGCCCTCAAATCTGCGCAGGTGGCCTATCAGGCCGCCCTCAACACCCAGCAGACCCAGCAGACCAGCAACCAGCAGTCCATCGACAATGCCAGTCTCTCTGTGGAATCAGCCCGGACCTCACTGCAGACCGCACAAACACAACTGCAGAAACACACCCTGAAAGCCCCGGTGGACAGCCAGGTGCTCAGTGTGACTGGAACGGTGGGCGGACCATCGAGTGCTGTGACCGTGGAAATCGGGCAGGACAGGGTGCTTGAACTCCCCATGCAGGTGGATGAGACGGGCATCCGTCAGGTTCAGACGGGGCAGGAGGTGGAAGTCACCCTGGACGCTTTCCCGGGCAAGACTTTCAGGGGCAAGGTCTCCGAGATCAGTCCGAAAGCCACCCTGCAGCAGAACATCCCGGTGTTTTACGTGACGGTGAAGCTCTCCAACCCAGAGCAACTGCTGCGCCCCGGCATGAGTGCCCAGGCCGAAATCACTGTGTTGACCTTGCAGGACGTGCTGAAGGTCCCAAAGCGGGCCGTGAAGACCACCGGGGGCAGGAGCACCGTGGAAGTGCAGATGGCAGATGGCAAAACAGCTGTGAAAGACGTGCAAACCGGGGAAACCGATGGCACCGAAGTGGTCATCACCTCCGGTCTGACCGGGGATGAGAAAGTGGTTTTGCCCACCCGCAAGACGGTCTCCTCTGCCCCGACCTTCCCACCCACACCTGGAGGTCAGTGA
- a CDS encoding winged helix-turn-helix transcriptional regulator, translating to MLSPEGFPEGSSSPALSILQERWALSVLDVLLNGEVFFNDLARALPEASPTTLQTRLKMLQRQGLVEREVRRDVPPSTLYRLTGKGETVRPLLESMKRWCMEHHSEPAQGATAETSPVVEVLRVLGQKWSLPIMMLLSMEARGFVRLMEALGNINSSTLKNRLDGLEKLGFVERQVLSGNQMRTLYRVTRRGAAFRTVMLALRQWEEHLQG from the coding sequence ATGCTGTCTCCAGAAGGTTTTCCAGAGGGTTCTTCTTCTCCTGCTCTGTCCATCCTGCAGGAACGCTGGGCTCTGTCGGTGCTGGATGTCCTGCTGAACGGGGAAGTGTTTTTCAATGATCTGGCCCGGGCTCTTCCTGAGGCTTCTCCGACCACCCTGCAAACCCGCCTGAAGATGTTGCAGCGGCAGGGACTGGTGGAACGGGAGGTGCGCAGGGATGTGCCACCCTCCACGCTCTACCGCCTGACCGGGAAAGGCGAAACAGTGCGCCCACTTCTGGAAAGCATGAAACGGTGGTGCATGGAGCATCACTCTGAGCCGGCACAGGGTGCAACAGCTGAAACCTCTCCAGTCGTGGAGGTGCTGAGGGTGCTGGGGCAGAAATGGTCCCTGCCCATCATGATGCTGCTGTCCATGGAGGCCAGAGGATTTGTGCGCCTGATGGAGGCCCTGGGGAACATCAATTCCTCGACGCTCAAGAACCGTCTGGATGGGCTGGAAAAGCTGGGTTTTGTGGAGAGGCAGGTGCTTTCTGGAAACCAGATGCGCACGCTGTACCGGGTGACACGGCGTGGAGCGGCCTTTCGAACGGTGATGCTGGCTTTGAGGCAGTGGGAGGAGCACCTGCAGGGTTGA
- a CDS encoding N-acetylmuramoyl-L-alanine amidase family protein, with the protein MRPLVVVLIVLFTSLAFSQNDPGVLEDPSDLPAPVLPVMPAPTVKPLPWQNIPEIKEAVVGQPRIGLYAGWTRLVFDVPKGSTVQVTPEGFGITIGFSGLQVRGGLALKSPPSSLSPEVQGWSLSSGPLGSTATIRTRYPLRAGGGGWKMLHLPAGLDSLNDRLVLDFSEAFANRQTLQAPPLQLFPFPVEVVLDPGHGGKDPGAVGSVMEKEVNLQVTHKVQGLLEAAGATVVLTRLGDTVFSDDKRTDLQHRASLGVSPRKVLVSIHANSLAKQSALAGYGVETWWHPNHPESQHLARTLQSSMLEWTSAFDRKVRTAPFVVIRNSQVPAALIEMGFVSHPVDGENLLSAGYLDRMAYGIALGIQRFVLSQAPVPSTP; encoded by the coding sequence ATGCGCCCCCTCGTTGTTGTGCTGATTGTGCTGTTCACCTCCCTGGCCTTCTCCCAGAATGATCCGGGGGTGCTCGAAGACCCCTCTGACCTGCCTGCTCCTGTGCTCCCGGTGATGCCTGCCCCCACCGTGAAACCCCTGCCGTGGCAGAACATTCCTGAAATCAAAGAAGCTGTGGTCGGCCAGCCTCGCATCGGTCTGTATGCGGGCTGGACCCGGCTGGTCTTCGATGTGCCAAAAGGCAGCACCGTGCAAGTCACACCAGAGGGCTTCGGGATCACCATTGGCTTCAGTGGCCTGCAGGTGCGCGGAGGACTGGCCCTCAAGTCTCCCCCGTCAAGCCTGTCCCCGGAGGTACAAGGGTGGTCCCTGTCCTCCGGACCGCTGGGCAGCACGGCCACCATCCGCACCCGGTACCCTTTGCGTGCAGGAGGTGGAGGCTGGAAGATGCTGCACCTTCCAGCCGGACTGGACAGCCTGAACGACCGACTGGTGCTGGATTTCAGTGAAGCTTTCGCGAACCGGCAAACCTTGCAGGCCCCACCCCTGCAGCTTTTCCCTTTCCCGGTGGAGGTGGTCCTGGACCCAGGGCATGGCGGGAAAGATCCGGGTGCAGTGGGGTCGGTCATGGAAAAAGAAGTGAACCTGCAAGTCACCCACAAGGTGCAGGGCCTGCTGGAAGCTGCAGGTGCAACAGTGGTGCTCACCCGACTCGGAGACACGGTGTTCAGCGATGACAAACGCACCGACCTCCAGCACCGGGCCAGTCTGGGGGTGTCCCCCAGAAAAGTGCTGGTCAGCATCCATGCCAACAGCCTGGCGAAGCAGAGTGCCCTCGCCGGGTACGGGGTGGAAACCTGGTGGCACCCCAACCACCCGGAAAGCCAGCATCTGGCCCGCACGCTGCAAAGCTCGATGCTGGAATGGACGTCGGCCTTTGACCGCAAGGTGCGCACCGCTCCTTTTGTGGTGATCAGAAACAGTCAGGTTCCCGCTGCGCTCATCGAGATGGGCTTTGTGAGCCACCCGGTGGACGGAGAGAATTTGCTTTCTGCAGGTTACCTGGACCGCATGGCCTATGGCATCGCCCTGGGCATCCAGCGTTTCGTGCTCAGTCAGGCCCCTGTGCCTTCAACGCCCTGA
- a CDS encoding response regulator transcription factor: MHSILIVEDENDLAEVLVRYLQMEGHHTERAKDGEEGLSLWRAAQPDLVILDIMLPRLNGLEVLRTIRQSRKRTAVIMLTARAEEIDHVLGLELGADDYVVKPFRPRELMARIKAVLRRTRQQEDHDDRPIRVGALELDVSRFTAKMAGKKLEVTPAEFRLLLTLARSPGRVFSRQELIAEALPESDAMDRVVDAHMMHLRQKMVRLDPTPLLVTVRGAGYKLGEEG; the protein is encoded by the coding sequence ATGCACAGCATCCTGATTGTGGAAGACGAAAACGACCTCGCGGAAGTGCTGGTGCGCTACCTGCAGATGGAGGGTCACCACACCGAGCGGGCCAAGGATGGGGAAGAGGGGCTTTCCCTGTGGCGGGCCGCCCAGCCGGATCTGGTGATCCTTGACATCATGCTTCCCCGCCTGAACGGACTGGAGGTGCTGCGCACCATCCGGCAGAGCCGCAAACGCACCGCCGTGATCATGCTGACCGCCCGCGCAGAGGAAATCGACCACGTGCTGGGGCTGGAACTCGGAGCGGATGATTACGTGGTCAAACCCTTCAGGCCCCGTGAACTGATGGCCCGCATCAAGGCGGTGCTCAGGCGCACCCGGCAACAGGAGGACCACGATGACCGCCCCATCCGGGTGGGTGCGCTGGAACTGGACGTGTCCCGCTTCACTGCGAAAATGGCCGGGAAGAAACTGGAGGTCACCCCGGCAGAATTCCGCCTGCTGCTGACCCTGGCCCGCAGTCCAGGACGGGTGTTCAGCCGCCAGGAACTGATTGCCGAGGCCCTGCCCGAGTCGGACGCGATGGACCGGGTGGTGGATGCCCACATGATGCACCTCAGGCAGAAGATGGTGCGCCTTGATCCCACGCCCCTCCTGGTGACCGTGCGGGGAGCAGGGTACAAACTGGGTGAAGAAGGGTGA
- a CDS encoding TolC family protein — MRRLILITLGLLGGALATPITLDAALQVPTSATRTAALKLQRAELTYQKALVQVQPSVSLSGNLNLTGHFDSKTDTTSGTLSGKASWDVAPWANAPLNLQSAERALQQARWDAQTALGQAKVQVMEQYFQVETAREQVDAARLQLQQAELALQTAEKRLLLGQATRDTLENARLNVLKAQNTLKSSQGTLQGALQSLSLLLGRDVQDGDTLTPDLSLPAFAGPEVLLRKADQHPNVQKAKLSLQDSEDAIAAQQLQSALPDLTVTGKFGQLSGGWNVSTDFALKSGSVGMSASYPVGSSGTGGLGYSVGVQLNVPLDPTRPYTLQNLMAQRDLQLLAVEDALNTVKQDITTQYHSYLQRVQQVEEGTLQVRHAGQGLEIQQKRLSLGLITPAELLDAEIRLQSARFNLVQARRNAYLQAFKLRLATGESL, encoded by the coding sequence ATGAGACGACTGATCCTGATCACCCTGGGTCTGCTCGGCGGTGCCCTCGCCACCCCCATCACCCTGGATGCCGCCTTGCAGGTCCCCACCAGTGCCACCAGAACCGCTGCCCTGAAGCTTCAGCGTGCCGAACTCACCTACCAGAAAGCCCTGGTGCAGGTGCAGCCCTCGGTCAGCCTCTCGGGGAACCTCAACCTCACGGGCCATTTCGATTCAAAAACGGACACCACCAGTGGCACCCTTTCAGGCAAGGCCAGCTGGGATGTCGCCCCGTGGGCAAACGCCCCCCTGAACCTGCAAAGTGCTGAACGGGCCCTGCAACAGGCCCGCTGGGACGCCCAGACTGCACTGGGGCAGGCGAAGGTGCAGGTGATGGAGCAGTACTTTCAGGTGGAAACCGCCCGTGAGCAGGTGGATGCTGCCAGACTGCAGCTGCAGCAGGCAGAACTTGCCCTGCAAACCGCTGAAAAACGTCTCCTGCTCGGTCAGGCCACCCGGGACACGCTGGAGAATGCCCGACTGAATGTGCTGAAAGCCCAGAACACCCTCAAGTCCAGCCAGGGCACACTGCAAGGAGCCCTGCAATCCCTTTCCCTGTTGCTCGGAAGGGACGTGCAGGATGGCGACACCCTCACCCCTGACCTTTCCCTCCCAGCCTTTGCTGGACCTGAGGTGCTGCTCAGGAAAGCAGACCAGCATCCCAATGTGCAGAAAGCGAAGCTGTCCCTCCAGGACAGTGAGGATGCCATCGCTGCCCAGCAACTGCAGTCCGCCCTGCCTGACCTCACGGTGACGGGCAAATTCGGGCAGCTCAGTGGAGGCTGGAACGTCAGCACCGACTTTGCCCTGAAGTCCGGCAGTGTGGGGATGTCCGCGAGTTACCCCGTCGGCTCTTCCGGCACAGGTGGTCTGGGGTACTCGGTGGGGGTGCAACTGAACGTTCCCCTCGACCCCACCCGGCCTTACACTCTGCAGAACCTGATGGCCCAGCGGGACCTGCAACTTCTCGCAGTGGAAGACGCGCTCAACACCGTGAAACAGGACATCACCACCCAGTACCACAGTTACCTCCAGCGCGTTCAACAGGTGGAGGAGGGCACCCTGCAGGTCCGGCATGCCGGGCAGGGTCTGGAAATCCAGCAAAAACGCCTGTCACTGGGCCTCATCACCCCGGCAGAGCTGCTGGACGCCGAAATCCGCCTGCAATCCGCCCGCTTCAATCTCGTCCAGGCCCGCCGCAATGCTTACCTGCAGGCGTTCAAATTGCGCCTTGCCACAGGAGAATCCTTATGA
- a CDS encoding ABC transporter ATP-binding protein: protein MAVLTASHMATSTSTVISVRDLKRSYQLGEQEFQALRGVSFDIQQGEFTAIVGPSGSGKSTLMNILGLLDSASSGQYLLDGQDVTGLGETERARVRNQKVGFVFQAFFLLPRLTVLENLEVPLIYAKAPPAQRRKRATELLERVGLADKAQHRPTQLSGGQKQRVAIARALITRPSLLLADEPTGALDTRTGEEIMGLFHELHHEGATVILITHEPDIAAHASRTLRVRDGLLEEV, encoded by the coding sequence ATGGCCGTCCTCACTGCCTCCCACATGGCCACCAGCACAAGCACAGTGATTTCCGTGCGGGACCTCAAGCGAAGCTACCAGCTTGGAGAGCAGGAATTTCAGGCCCTCCGCGGGGTGAGTTTTGACATCCAGCAAGGCGAGTTCACGGCCATTGTTGGACCAAGTGGCAGCGGCAAATCCACCCTGATGAACATCCTGGGCCTGCTGGATTCGGCAAGCTCCGGGCAGTATTTGCTGGACGGGCAGGACGTGACTGGCCTCGGGGAAACCGAGCGGGCCAGGGTGCGCAACCAGAAGGTCGGGTTTGTGTTCCAGGCGTTCTTTCTGCTCCCCAGGCTCACGGTGCTGGAGAACCTGGAGGTGCCGCTCATTTATGCGAAAGCTCCTCCTGCCCAGCGCAGAAAACGGGCCACTGAATTGCTTGAGCGGGTGGGGCTCGCGGACAAGGCCCAGCACAGGCCCACCCAGCTTTCAGGAGGGCAGAAGCAGCGGGTCGCCATTGCCCGGGCACTCATCACCCGGCCAAGCCTGTTGCTGGCCGATGAACCCACCGGAGCCCTCGATACCCGCACCGGCGAGGAGATCATGGGGCTTTTTCATGAACTCCACCACGAGGGAGCCACCGTCATCCTGATCACGCACGAACCAGACATTGCGGCGCACGCCTCCCGCACCCTCAGGGTCAGAGATGGCCTGCTGGAGGAGGTGTAG
- a CDS encoding sensor histidine kinase — protein sequence MKRGSIYLRLLGVMLFLTISTPVVAFLMTAYTISVTVQGDVWNFFPKQEWPTPEAQVLGERLRWNALWAALISAGLASMVALVLARGIAQPLVQVGQAARKITDGNLSARAPASPQMLGQEAAELVQHFNEMAEGLEKLEAGRKRMMADIAHELRTPLAVLQARLDGLEDGMLTFDQQEARKLSLQVGMLNRLVEDLRLLTLANTGQLPVQQEAVNLKVLFEDVISSFAIRAEQNQLTLTLQVPAEDVTLTGDADRLAQVLSNLLENSLRHARSQIEVQVFSSGTFSVEDDGQGVPEQELSRIFELYYRTDESRSREKGGSGLGLPLVQAFLQAHGGHATAEKGQWGGLKVTCQIRVN from the coding sequence GTGAAGCGGGGCAGCATTTACCTGCGCCTGCTGGGTGTGATGCTGTTTCTCACCATCTCCACCCCGGTGGTGGCTTTCCTGATGACCGCTTACACCATCTCCGTGACGGTGCAGGGGGACGTGTGGAACTTTTTTCCCAAACAGGAGTGGCCCACCCCTGAAGCGCAGGTTCTGGGGGAACGCCTGCGCTGGAACGCCCTGTGGGCCGCCCTGATCAGCGCTGGACTGGCCTCCATGGTGGCCCTGGTGCTGGCCCGGGGCATTGCACAACCCCTGGTGCAGGTGGGGCAGGCCGCGCGCAAGATCACCGATGGCAACCTCTCTGCCCGTGCACCTGCTTCCCCGCAGATGCTGGGGCAGGAGGCGGCAGAACTGGTGCAGCACTTCAATGAAATGGCAGAGGGTCTGGAAAAGCTGGAAGCGGGCCGCAAACGCATGATGGCCGACATTGCCCACGAACTGCGCACCCCTCTGGCCGTCTTGCAGGCCCGACTGGACGGCCTGGAAGATGGCATGCTGACCTTTGATCAGCAGGAGGCCCGCAAACTCTCCCTGCAGGTGGGCATGCTCAACCGTCTGGTGGAAGACCTGCGGCTCCTCACCCTGGCAAACACCGGGCAACTCCCTGTTCAGCAGGAAGCAGTCAACCTGAAAGTCCTTTTTGAGGATGTGATTTCCTCATTTGCCATCCGGGCAGAGCAAAACCAGCTCACGCTCACCCTGCAGGTCCCTGCAGAAGACGTGACCCTCACAGGAGATGCAGACCGACTTGCCCAGGTGCTCTCCAATTTGCTGGAAAACAGCCTCAGGCACGCCCGCAGCCAAATTGAAGTGCAGGTGTTCTCCTCTGGGACATTCAGTGTGGAAGACGATGGTCAGGGGGTGCCTGAGCAGGAACTTTCCCGCATTTTTGAATTGTATTACCGCACCGATGAATCCCGTTCCCGTGAAAAAGGAGGAAGTGGCCTGGGGTTGCCCCTGGTGCAGGCTTTCTTGCAGGCCCATGGTGGACATGCCACCGCAGAAAAGGGACAGTGGGGGGGCCTGAAAGTCACCTGCCAGATTCGTGTGAATTGA